One segment of Rosa chinensis cultivar Old Blush chromosome 6, RchiOBHm-V2, whole genome shotgun sequence DNA contains the following:
- the LOC112172802 gene encoding cysteine proteinase RD21A, translating to MGLFSLSSRSSGSAMAVAVFFFLFLGLASAADMSIIDYDKKHGMGVVPERTEVEVKAMYESWLVKHRKAYNALGEKERRFQIFKDNLRFIDEHNKVNRSYKVGLNRFADMTNLEYRSRFLGMKKDRAARLSGGKTGRYAYRVGDKLPDSVDWRAKGAVSEVKDQGQCGSCWAFSTVGAVEGVNQIVTGELISLSEQELVDCDKSYNQGCNGGLMDYAFQFIMNNGGIDSEADYPYRGTEGSCDPNRKNARVVSIDGYEDVPQNDEISLKKALAHQPVSVAIEAGGREFQLYQSGVFTGRCGTDLDHGVLTVGYGTDNGKDYWIVKNSWGPNWGEAGYIRLERNVAAKTGKCGIAIEPSYPTKKGLNPPRPGPSPPSPPPPVNPSTVCDDYYSCPAGTTCCCAYAYGNFCFGWGCCPMESATCCDDHYSCCPSDYPVCDLDAGTCRLSKNSPVSVKSLKRTSAMHNKRWMGGWSLRA from the exons AGCTTCTGCCGCCGACATGTCGATCATCGACTACGACAAGAAACACGGCATGGGTGTCGTACCAGAAAGGACCGAGGTCGAGGTGAAGGCCATGTACGAGTCGTGGCTGGTCAAACACCGCAAGGCGTACAATGCGCTGGGCGAGAAGGAGAGAAGGTTCCAGATTTTTAAGGATAATCTGAGGTTCATCGACGAGCATAACAAGGTGAACCGGAGTTATAAGGTGGGGTTGAACCGGTTCGCGGATATGACTAACCTGGAGTACCGGTCGAGGTTCTTGGGGATGAAGAAGGACCGGGCTGCCAGGCTTTCAGGTGGGAAGACGGGTCGGTATGCGTATCGGGTCGGGGACAAGTTGCCCGACTCCGTGGATTGGAGGGCCAAGGGCGCTGTTTCCGAGGTTAAGGATCAAGGCCAATGCG GGAGTTGCTGGGCTTTCTCAACGGTTGGGGCAGTGGAAGGTGTAAACCAGATTGTGACCGGTGAGCTAATCTCATTGTCTGAGCAAGAACTTGTGGATTGTGATAAATCCTACAACCAGGGATGCAATGGAGGTCTTATGGACTATGCCTTCCAATTCATCATGAACAATGGTGGCATTGATTCTGAGGCTGATTACCCTTACCGGGGTACCGAGGGTTCATGTGATCCCAACAGG AAAAATGCTCGTGTTGTTTCCATTGATGGATATGAAGATGTTCCACAAAATGATGAGATCTCTTTGAAGAAGGCTTTGGCACATCAACCTGTGAGTGTTGCCATTGAAGCTGGGGGCCGGGAATTCCAGCTCTACCAATCG GGTGTATTCACTGGACGCTGTGGAACCGATCTAGACCATGGTGTGCTTACTGTTGGGTATGGTACCGACAATGGCAAGGACTATTGGATCGTGAAGAACTCATGGGGTCCTAACTGGGGAGAAGCTGGTTACATCAGGTTGGAGCGCAATGTAGCAGCCAAGACTGGCAAATGTGGCATTGCCATTGAGCCGTCATACCCAACAAAGAAGGGTCTGAACCCTCCTAGACCTGGCCCATCCCCTCCATCTCCTCCTCCCCCGGTGAATCCATCAACTGTTTGCGACGATTACTACTCATGCCCTGCTGGAACCACATGCTGCTGCGCCTATGCTTATGGAAACTTCTGCTTTGGGTGGGGATGCTGCCCTATGGAGTCTGCAACCTGCTGCGATGACCACTACAGCTGCTGCCCTAGTGACTACCCCGTCTGTGACCTTGATGCTGGAACTTGCAGACTG AGCAAGAACAGTCCAGTGAGTGTGAAGTCCTTGAAGAGAACTTCAGCTATGCATAACAAGCGCTGGATGGGTGGCTGGAGTCTAAGAGCTTGA
- the LOC112172026 gene encoding phosphatidylinositol 3,4,5-trisphosphate 3-phosphatase and protein-tyrosine-phosphatase PTEN2A — protein sequence MDSESSVPSTSPSVKAPEEQPPAASDSGSDNSSREAPSKLSASGLTSWAKNLKIPQPMAAAQDSSPTGSGQSGFARFTSGLGLRLSPKAPAEDDDASGSSKAVQPGIFDTITKGIVDSSKSAVKAVQVKARHVVSQNKRRYQEGGFDLDMTYITENIIAMGFPAGDMSSGFFGYVEGFYRNHMEEVIKFFETHHKGKYKVYNLCSERLYDASLFEGKVASFPFDDHNCPPIHLISLFCRSAYSWLKEDIENVVVVHCKAGMARTGLMISSLLLYLKFFPTAEESIDYYNQKRCFDGKGLVLPSQIRYVKYFERILTYFNGENPPGRRCMLRGFRLHRCPYWVRPTITVSDHNGVLFSTKDHPRTKGLSPEDFWFSAPKKGVMVFALPGELGLTELVGDFKIHFHDRQGDFYCWLNTTMTENRKTLTTNDLDGFDKRKLPSPGFQVEVVLVDYNGNVPATPTPNTETTTKKPDESSGTKPPSDDAAAVAVAADPPAHNANPGGQDKDDVFSDSEAEETGSSKSQRAEATSQAGGTVASTTSSSASTTKSDQVASLTQATKQVSIGSTDSKQVPAASEPKSAAAVGNVPGLGTQNSESEFKAMAADTSVFTFGDEEDYESE from the exons ATGGATTCGGAATCTTCGGTTCCATCAACTTCACCTTCAGTTAAAGCTCCTGAGGAGCAACCTCCTGCTGCCTCAGACTCAGGATCAGATAATAGTTCTCGGGAGGCGCCATCCAAGCTAAGTGCATCTGGCCTAACATCATGGGCcaaaaatctgaaaattcctCAGCCAATGGCAGCAGCACAAGACAGCTCTCCGACTGGTTCTGGACAGTCAGGTTTTGCACGCTTTACAAGTGGATTAGGATTGCGCTTGTCTCCGAAAGCACCGGCAGAAGATGATGATGCTAGTGGAAGCTCAAAAGCTGTGCAACCTGGTATATTTGATACAATTACGAAGGGGATAGTCGACTCTTCTAAGAGTGCAGTGAAAGCTGTTCAGGTTAAGGCCCGGCATGTTGTCTCTCAAAACAAACGCAGATACCAG GAGGGAGGATTTGATTTGGATATGACATATATCACCGAGAACATTATTGCTATGGGATTCCCAGCTGGTGATATGAGCTCTGGGTTTTTTGGATATGTTGAG GGGTTCTACAGAAACCACATGGAAGAAGTGATTAAGTTTTTTGAAACTCATCATAAG GGCAAGTACAAAGTATACAACCTGTGTTCAGAAAGGCTATATGATGCATCATTATTTGAAGGAAAG GTGGCTAGTTTCCCATTTGATGACCATAATTGCCCACCAATTCATCTTATATCATTATTTTGTCGAAGTGCTTATTCATGGCTGAAAGAGGACATTGAGAATGTAGTAGTTGTGCACTGTAAGGCTGGAATGGCAAGGACAGGATTGATGATATCCAGTCTTCTCCTCTACTTAAAG TTCTTTCCTACTGCAGAGGAGTCTATTGACTACTACAACCAGaagagatgttttgatggaaAGGGGCTTGTTCTGCCAAGTCAGATT AGGTACGTCAAATATTTCGAACGTATCTTAACATACTTCAACGGTGAAAACCCTCCTGGTCGCAG GTGCATGCTTAGGGGTTTTCGGCTTCACAGGTGCCCATACTGGGTCAGGCCCACCATTACTGTCTCTGATCATAATG GCGTTCTATTCTCCACAAAAGATCATCCAAGAACCAAGGGTCTTTCG CCTGAAGATTTTTGGTTTAGTGCTCCAAAGAAGGGGGTGATGGTCTTTGCTCTGCCAGGGGAGCTTGGTTTGACTGAGTTAGTTGGTGACTTCAAAATCCACTTTCATGATCGTCAAGGAGATTTTTACTG cTGGTTGAACACAACGATGacagaaaatagaaaaactttAACCACCAATGATTTGGATGGATTTGACAAG AGGAAATTGCCTTCCCCTGGATTTCAGGTTGAGGTGGTGTTAGTTGATTATAATGGCAATGTTCCTGCAACACCTACACCTAACACTGAAACTACTACGAAGAAACCGGATGAAAGCTCAGGTACCAAACCTCCATCAGATGATGCTGCTGCAGTTGCAGTTGCAGCTGATCCACCAGCCCATAATGCGAACCCAGGAGGCCAAGATAAGGATGATGTGTTTTCAGACAGTGAGGCGGAGGAGACTGGCTCTTCAAAAAGTCAGCGAGCAGAAGCAACTTCTCAAGCTGGTGGAACTGTTGCCAGTACCACCTCCAGTTccgcatctactacaaaatcaGATCAAGTTGCAAGTTTAACGCAAGCAACTAAACAAGTTTCTATTGGAAGCACGGACTCTAAACAGGTCCCTGCTGCTAGTGAGCCTAAAAGTGCTGCAGCTGTTGGAAATGTCCCGGGCCTTGGGACTCAAAATTCAGAAAGTGAATTTAAGGCAATGGCCGCTGATACCTCTGTCTTCACATTCGGAGATGAAGAAGACTACGAAAGTGAGTGA